From one Deltaproteobacteria bacterium HGW-Deltaproteobacteria-4 genomic stretch:
- a CDS encoding addiction module antitoxin RelB: MGVALKLDEMSLADKLETMETLWDDLCHHVQDVAVPEWHREVLAERAAAVKEGKSRIDDWEVAKVKIRESLK, translated from the coding sequence ATGGGTGTAGCTCTGAAGCTCGACGAAATGAGCCTTGCCGATAAGCTTGAAACGATGGAGACTCTGTGGGATGACCTCTGTCACCATGTGCAGGACGTTGCCGTCCCGGAATGGCATCGTGAGGTACTTGCCGAACGGGCAGCCGCTGTGAAGGAAGGCAAATCCCGGATCGACGACTGGGAAGTCGCCAAGGTGAAGATCCGTGAGTCATT